The following coding sequences are from one Pelagovum sp. HNIBRBA483 window:
- a CDS encoding recombinase family protein — protein sequence MLIGYARTSTVDQDYGLEAQKDELQAYGIGELYHEKVSAVDSNRAELKSAIKSLRKGDKLVVTKLDRLARSVRHLGELLESLEAKGAGLVVLSMGGQQVDTTTATGKLILTMLGSVAEFERNLMKERQKAGIEKAKAQGKYKGRIPTAKRQADKVLALKEAGVSRQQIMEQLGISQASYYRIVAST from the coding sequence GTGCTCATTGGATATGCTAGAACGTCTACTGTGGATCAGGACTATGGCCTGGAAGCCCAAAAGGATGAACTGCAAGCCTACGGAATTGGGGAATTATATCATGAAAAGGTGAGCGCGGTGGACAGCAACAGGGCGGAACTGAAGTCTGCTATCAAATCCCTCCGCAAAGGTGACAAGCTGGTCGTAACCAAGTTGGATCGACTTGCTCGTAGCGTGAGGCACTTGGGGGAGCTTTTAGAGTCTCTAGAAGCAAAGGGTGCTGGTCTTGTCGTTCTGTCGATGGGTGGTCAGCAGGTCGACACCACTACAGCAACAGGCAAACTCATTCTCACCATGCTCGGGTCTGTAGCTGAGTTCGAACGCAACCTAATGAAGGAACGCCAGAAGGCAGGCATAGAGAAGGCCAAGGCACAAGGTAAGTACAAGGGTCGCATCCCTACAGCCAAGCGACAGGCCGACAAGGTTCTAGCACTCAAGGAAGCTGGAGTCTCTCGTCAACAGATCATGGAGCAGCTTGGTATCTCACAGGCTTCCTATTATCGGATTGTAGCTTCAACTTGA
- a CDS encoding DUF3883 domain-containing protein: protein MFVSELKSLRFSSTSAHSVMENVSALGWITEGSDGRVSIAHRGQECLELNHATEQLRFLLTDYFLLRQDPWLQLARRGRIHVLLQAPPEIAQLLHEAELAEGEHDEVVRFWDEIADRVRGDKDRNRTEVGRTGERLSIVYETKRTGKKPRWVALDSDEFGYDLLSMASASDTAPMKVECKCSERPLREATLYLTRNEWETADKSERYSFHLWNTASHQPKLAVIGVEDMRPHVPENRRSGSWETAQVPFIAFEQMFSFS, encoded by the coding sequence ATGTTTGTATCCGAACTCAAGAGCCTACGTTTTTCTTCTACAAGCGCTCATAGTGTCATGGAGAACGTAAGTGCACTCGGCTGGATCACAGAAGGTTCCGACGGGAGGGTCTCGATCGCCCACCGTGGACAAGAATGTCTTGAGCTAAACCATGCAACTGAACAGCTGCGCTTCCTGCTTACAGACTATTTCCTCTTGAGACAAGATCCCTGGCTACAATTGGCACGCCGCGGTCGAATTCACGTTCTACTTCAGGCTCCACCTGAAATAGCGCAGTTGCTACATGAAGCAGAATTGGCTGAGGGCGAGCACGACGAGGTAGTCCGCTTCTGGGATGAAATAGCGGATCGCGTTCGCGGCGACAAAGACAGGAACCGGACTGAAGTTGGCAGAACAGGCGAGAGACTAAGCATAGTATATGAGACGAAGCGAACTGGAAAGAAGCCTAGATGGGTCGCATTGGATAGCGATGAATTTGGTTACGATCTCCTTTCAATGGCGTCTGCTAGCGACACCGCACCGATGAAAGTCGAGTGCAAGTGCTCCGAAAGACCACTGAGAGAAGCGACCTTGTACCTCACACGAAATGAGTGGGAAACAGCCGACAAATCAGAACGCTATTCATTTCACCTTTGGAACACTGCTTCACACCAACCGAAGCTTGCCGTTATCGGTGTTGAAGACATGAGACCTCATGTACCTGAAAACAGACGGAGCGGTAGCTGGGAGACCGCGCAAGTGCCGTTCATAGCCTTTGAGCAGATGTTTTCCTTCAGTTAG
- a CDS encoding DEAD/DEAH box helicase, whose product MLSFDYVEKQGLALLRWSEEDAQQKWQKLIISICLEASDSAELNSSNALTLPWWTFLAVRGEVLSVISAFGLKAGDDFGISEQAVARLNESRRMQESFLSETAQNLSERELKERLEAVGFQRELTTEQARNVTKLIARSSGATFSVPGAGKTTEALAFYALTAEEGTGLLVVAPKNAFAAWDEQYAQCFPDSSGKFERLRKTDQIPRQLSDNPKLMLIGYQQLVRVRDRVAEHISRTQPFVFLDESHRIKNIDSQQSQAILTMSHLPKGKLILSGTPMPQSTEDLVPQFRFLFPEVSASAENVVDRIQRVYVRTSKDELGLRPPLRKVKPLPMDPHQEKLYSLLKSELAREAERALTDSTKGALRRFGRSVATVLQFVSNPALLADKPEFRYASELTNALSEGEGPKIRYVIGRTRELTKQGHKVLIWSSFVKNVEYLSECLRDLGAVYIHGGVDAGSDEDEDTREGKIKKFHDDAHAQVMIANPAAASEGISLHRVCHHAIYLDRNFNAAQYLQSEDRIHRLGLPPDIATTLEVVECQGTIDETVRLRLESKVSAMAQVLRDHSLNISPVWETEEMEQEVDSAGLDKGDVEALVEALSPK is encoded by the coding sequence TTGCTCTCGTTCGACTATGTTGAGAAACAAGGGCTCGCGCTGCTTCGCTGGTCCGAAGAAGATGCCCAGCAGAAATGGCAAAAGCTGATTATTTCGATCTGTTTGGAGGCCTCCGATTCAGCCGAGCTAAACAGTTCGAACGCGCTTACCTTGCCGTGGTGGACATTTCTTGCCGTTCGAGGAGAAGTGCTAAGCGTAATTTCAGCTTTCGGTTTGAAGGCTGGAGATGACTTTGGGATCTCCGAACAAGCTGTTGCTCGCCTCAACGAGTCTCGCAGGATGCAAGAGAGTTTCCTGTCTGAAACCGCACAGAACTTAAGCGAGAGAGAGCTTAAGGAACGATTGGAAGCGGTAGGCTTCCAGCGAGAATTAACCACAGAACAGGCTAGGAATGTTACCAAGCTCATAGCGAGGTCTAGTGGAGCGACTTTTTCAGTGCCTGGCGCTGGTAAGACAACGGAAGCACTGGCCTTTTACGCACTTACCGCAGAGGAGGGTACTGGCCTCCTTGTTGTTGCACCAAAAAACGCATTTGCTGCTTGGGACGAGCAATACGCCCAGTGTTTTCCCGATAGCTCAGGAAAGTTTGAAAGGCTCCGGAAAACCGATCAAATCCCCCGGCAACTCTCGGACAACCCGAAGCTCATGTTAATAGGGTATCAGCAGCTAGTGAGAGTGCGAGACCGGGTCGCCGAGCACATTAGTAGGACCCAACCGTTTGTTTTTCTGGACGAAAGCCATCGGATCAAAAATATCGACAGTCAGCAATCCCAAGCGATATTGACCATGTCGCATTTGCCGAAAGGAAAACTGATACTAAGCGGCACGCCAATGCCACAGTCAACTGAAGACCTAGTTCCACAATTCAGATTTCTTTTCCCCGAAGTAAGCGCTTCAGCCGAGAATGTAGTAGATCGCATTCAGCGGGTTTACGTTAGAACCTCAAAAGATGAACTAGGATTACGCCCCCCTTTGAGGAAGGTGAAACCCCTTCCGATGGATCCACACCAGGAGAAGCTATACTCGCTCTTAAAAAGTGAGTTGGCTCGTGAGGCTGAACGAGCATTAACCGATAGCACTAAGGGCGCACTGCGCAGGTTTGGGCGTTCCGTCGCAACAGTACTGCAGTTTGTGTCCAATCCTGCGCTGCTCGCGGACAAACCAGAGTTTCGTTACGCCTCAGAGCTGACTAATGCTTTGAGCGAGGGTGAAGGCCCAAAGATCAGGTATGTAATCGGTCGGACGAGAGAGCTCACCAAGCAAGGCCACAAAGTTCTGATTTGGTCTTCTTTTGTTAAGAACGTGGAATACCTCTCAGAATGCCTTCGAGATCTTGGGGCTGTGTACATTCACGGCGGTGTTGACGCCGGGAGCGACGAAGATGAGGATACGAGAGAGGGCAAGATCAAGAAGTTTCATGATGACGCTCACGCGCAAGTCATGATCGCAAATCCAGCCGCCGCAAGCGAAGGGATAAGCCTTCATCGCGTTTGCCATCACGCAATCTATCTCGATCGAAATTTCAATGCGGCCCAATATCTACAATCTGAAGACCGAATTCACAGACTTGGTCTGCCGCCTGATATTGCGACCACTCTCGAAGTTGTTGAGTGCCAAGGAACAATTGATGAGACAGTTAGGCTTCGCCTCGAGAGCAAGGTATCTGCAATGGCTCAAGTCCTGCGCGATCACTCACTGAACATCTCACCTGTTTGGGAAACAGAAGAGATGGAGCAGGAAGTGGACAGTGCGGGCCTGGACAAAGGAGATGTGGAGGCACTTGTGGAGGCCCTTAGCCCCAAATGA
- a CDS encoding BglII/BstYI family type II restriction endonuclease, with protein METHQYSHLVGSEALPSVEREEILNAIKHCKTPIERGSGTELRNEVLDRLKDQGWTDKVQVAHGSKITIASQKNRVGLGIQTAGNMSRMYADLIKLQQMYLDGLIDVGVLILPTAVAARILGDNLANSDRLEGELVIFRKVIHMPLVIVSFQ; from the coding sequence ATGGAAACGCATCAATACTCTCATCTCGTGGGCAGTGAGGCCCTACCCTCTGTGGAGCGGGAAGAAATTCTTAATGCCATAAAGCACTGTAAGACCCCAATAGAGAGAGGTTCTGGCACCGAACTCCGAAATGAGGTCTTAGATAGGCTAAAAGATCAGGGATGGACCGATAAGGTTCAGGTGGCGCACGGGTCCAAGATCACGATTGCTTCGCAAAAAAACCGTGTGGGACTCGGCATCCAGACTGCAGGCAACATGTCAAGAATGTACGCTGATCTCATAAAGCTCCAGCAGATGTACTTGGACGGCCTAATTGATGTGGGCGTGCTCATCTTGCCAACGGCGGTTGCAGCCCGAATTTTGGGCGACAATCTCGCCAATTCAGACCGGCTCGAGGGAGAGTTGGTAATTTTTCGCAAGGTCATCCACATGCCACTAGTCATTGTTTCCTTTCAGTGA
- a CDS encoding DNA cytosine methyltransferase: MRVIDLYAGVGGWSVGLKLAGFDVVRSYEWWQAAANTHRSNCGSTVEVIDIRTLDTSTLPSDIDLVVGSPPCTQFSYSNRGGSGDVEDGLLDIAKFLSVVRACKPKAWAFENVPRVKSVLEKEIQPGGSLSSFADLFDDAKVEIFDFADFGLPQRRRRCIAGNFDFNLLKSYSRNSSHPTLGDVVYKLSIGREPIFKDSLKDEVTDNDPEEPLNWEEHRFNRDMKVAHPVYNGMPFPDPLDRSSRTVTATCTRVSRESLIIKDDNVGGYRRLSVRERASLQSFPISFQFLGSSHSQKLKMIGNAIPPLFTYMVGEAVKGTSKDKLVPVDELDANSLVSATDSITTKPDNSGRTYPENRRFRFSIPNLRFKSGTRFELANIDGPTSWAVCFYFGDSKRIQKRQFTLNDVESSVRGCSSDLRELLKSTMDDFRKCDFWGELAGLQETWSHRSNGLHPFNLIDAFGEFAERHAQNDAWISLDEYDVKRYVTSIVYSNDTIRGLAIQKIENYAKMIAIGSVVAAHANQEFSKVFQSVAA; the protein is encoded by the coding sequence GTGCGGGTTATTGATTTATACGCAGGTGTGGGCGGTTGGTCGGTAGGCCTAAAGCTCGCAGGCTTCGATGTCGTCAGATCGTATGAATGGTGGCAAGCAGCTGCGAATACCCATCGGTCCAACTGTGGTTCAACGGTTGAGGTAATTGATATAAGAACCCTGGACACGAGCACCTTACCCAGCGACATTGATCTCGTAGTCGGCAGCCCACCCTGCACACAGTTCTCGTATTCCAACCGCGGCGGGTCCGGTGATGTTGAGGACGGATTGCTAGACATCGCAAAGTTTTTGAGCGTGGTTAGGGCCTGCAAACCTAAAGCCTGGGCCTTTGAAAATGTACCCCGTGTTAAGTCGGTGCTTGAGAAAGAGATACAGCCTGGCGGTTCGTTGAGTAGTTTTGCTGATCTGTTTGATGACGCCAAAGTTGAGATATTTGATTTCGCAGATTTTGGTCTTCCTCAACGCCGAAGGCGCTGCATTGCAGGAAACTTCGATTTCAATCTCCTTAAGTCATATTCTCGGAATTCGAGCCATCCAACCCTAGGGGACGTGGTTTATAAGCTAAGCATTGGCCGTGAGCCCATCTTCAAGGATTCACTCAAAGATGAGGTGACCGATAATGACCCAGAAGAGCCGCTAAATTGGGAGGAGCATCGCTTCAACAGAGACATGAAGGTCGCACATCCAGTCTACAACGGCATGCCCTTCCCAGACCCGCTGGATCGATCGAGCAGAACGGTGACCGCGACATGCACCAGAGTTTCTCGCGAGAGCCTAATCATCAAAGATGATAACGTCGGAGGGTACCGCAGGCTGTCAGTGCGAGAAAGAGCTTCACTACAAAGTTTCCCAATCAGCTTTCAGTTTCTTGGCTCAAGTCACTCTCAAAAATTGAAAATGATTGGAAACGCTATTCCGCCCCTATTTACCTACATGGTAGGGGAAGCGGTAAAAGGTACGTCCAAAGATAAGCTGGTTCCAGTAGATGAGCTTGACGCTAATTCTTTGGTATCTGCCACTGACAGCATTACCACCAAACCCGACAATTCTGGGAGAACGTATCCGGAGAATAGGCGGTTTAGGTTCAGTATACCCAATCTACGCTTCAAGAGTGGAACACGCTTTGAGCTTGCCAACATTGACGGACCAACGAGTTGGGCTGTGTGTTTTTACTTTGGAGACTCAAAGAGAATACAAAAGCGTCAATTCACGCTGAACGATGTTGAATCCTCCGTCCGTGGCTGCTCTTCGGATTTGCGCGAGCTACTCAAGTCGACCATGGATGATTTCAGAAAATGTGACTTCTGGGGTGAACTAGCGGGTCTTCAGGAGACATGGAGCCACCGTTCTAATGGTCTCCATCCTTTCAATTTGATCGATGCATTTGGCGAATTTGCCGAACGACATGCACAGAATGACGCGTGGATTTCGCTAGATGAATATGACGTAAAGAGATACGTAACATCAATTGTTTACTCGAATGATACCATCCGAGGATTGGCAATCCAGAAAATTGAGAACTATGCAAAAATGATAGCCATTGGTTCAGTGGTAGCCGCTCACGCCAACCAAGAGTTCTCGAAAGTTTTTCAATCTGTTGCCGCCTAG
- a CDS encoding protein-L-isoaspartate O-methyltransferase, which translates to MANYDARRTMMVDTQIRPSDVTKFPIIDAMLSVPREKFVPDELKEAAYIGEHVSLGNGRVLLEPRTFAKMLDFVDVQPDENILDIGCGLGYSTAVLASLAKFVVAVEDDEQRADEAQSLLSELNLDQAVVVSGALVEGAAKSGPYDVVFIEGAVEVLPEGITAQIKDNGRVIAIFAEGELGVVRVGYKRDGRLHWRFAFNATAPILPGFEKKPEFSL; encoded by the coding sequence TTGGCAAATTACGATGCTCGCAGAACCATGATGGTCGATACGCAGATCAGACCGTCGGACGTGACCAAGTTTCCGATCATTGATGCGATGCTTTCCGTCCCACGGGAAAAGTTTGTTCCAGACGAACTGAAAGAGGCAGCCTACATTGGCGAACATGTTTCGTTAGGCAATGGCCGTGTTCTGTTGGAACCACGCACTTTTGCAAAAATGCTGGATTTTGTTGATGTGCAACCGGATGAGAACATTCTCGATATCGGTTGCGGGCTGGGATACTCGACGGCTGTGCTTGCGTCTCTCGCGAAATTCGTGGTCGCCGTCGAAGATGACGAGCAACGTGCGGACGAGGCTCAGAGCCTACTGTCGGAATTGAATTTGGACCAAGCCGTTGTCGTTTCGGGCGCTCTTGTCGAGGGTGCGGCAAAGTCCGGCCCTTATGATGTTGTCTTCATTGAAGGGGCTGTTGAAGTCCTGCCAGAGGGTATCACCGCTCAAATCAAGGATAATGGCCGTGTGATTGCAATTTTCGCAGAGGGTGAGCTGGGCGTCGTACGGGTCGGTTACAAGCGCGATGGTCGGCTTCACTGGCGGTTCGCGTTCAATGCAACCGCACCCATATTGCCCGGCTTTGAGAAGAAACCAGAATTTTCCCTTTGA
- a CDS encoding TolC family outer membrane protein, producing MRIARSLFASLLIASSVFGSSASADTLSGALSRAYENSGLLEQNRATLRAADENVAQAVSRLRPVLSWSASALNNNLTGANPLADFDSNFSTSLSLNLNWLLYDFGASDLAVEAQKQTVLATREALVSVEQQVLQRAVAAYLSVLRDQQFVSLRESNVRLIAEELRAAEERFNLGETTRTSVALAEARLASARSLLAVARGNLVRAEQEYQVAVGAMPRNLAQAPASPVSLSVDAAKAYAVRHHPQIKQLQYSVSASELALERASLAMRPQVQLNSGITLRDDGTESSNISVTVGGPLYNGGAMQSQMRQARHQLDSARAGLHIAVQNIEQNVVVAYANYDVAGAARDAYEQQVAAAEVVFEGTREEASLGARTMLDVLTAEQDLLDARANLVSAQIDEILASYSILAALGSLTVDHLDLSVQRFDPEAYYELVKSAPIASSARGQALDRVLSAIGD from the coding sequence ATGAGAATAGCACGAAGCCTTTTCGCGTCGTTGTTGATTGCATCGTCTGTCTTTGGATCCTCGGCGAGTGCTGACACCCTTTCAGGCGCGCTATCGCGTGCTTACGAGAATAGCGGGTTACTAGAACAGAACCGTGCTACGTTGCGGGCTGCTGACGAAAATGTCGCGCAAGCGGTGTCGCGTCTCAGGCCAGTCCTGTCTTGGTCCGCATCGGCGCTGAATAATAATCTCACCGGTGCTAATCCGCTGGCCGATTTCGACAGTAATTTCTCGACGTCCTTGTCGCTCAACCTGAACTGGCTTCTATATGATTTTGGCGCGAGTGACTTGGCGGTTGAAGCGCAGAAGCAAACTGTCCTTGCGACGCGCGAGGCATTGGTTTCAGTCGAACAGCAAGTTCTCCAACGTGCTGTTGCCGCTTATCTCTCGGTGTTGCGCGACCAACAATTCGTTTCGCTGAGAGAGAGTAATGTTCGGCTGATTGCTGAGGAACTGCGTGCTGCTGAAGAGCGGTTTAACCTCGGTGAGACAACGAGGACTTCTGTAGCACTTGCTGAGGCACGGCTTGCCTCTGCGCGCAGTCTCCTCGCCGTCGCGCGGGGTAACCTGGTGCGTGCCGAGCAGGAATATCAGGTCGCCGTCGGGGCGATGCCGCGTAATTTGGCGCAAGCGCCTGCGTCACCGGTTTCTCTGAGTGTAGATGCTGCAAAAGCGTATGCTGTGCGCCATCACCCCCAGATCAAGCAACTCCAGTATAGCGTATCTGCGAGTGAATTGGCGCTGGAACGCGCATCGCTTGCCATGAGGCCGCAAGTTCAGCTGAACTCCGGTATCACATTGCGGGACGACGGAACCGAGAGCTCCAATATTTCGGTGACAGTCGGCGGTCCCCTTTACAATGGCGGCGCGATGCAGAGCCAAATGAGGCAAGCTCGCCATCAGTTGGACAGCGCCCGCGCTGGCCTACATATTGCGGTGCAAAATATCGAACAGAATGTTGTCGTCGCCTATGCGAATTACGATGTAGCAGGTGCGGCGCGAGACGCGTATGAACAGCAGGTTGCTGCGGCGGAAGTGGTTTTTGAGGGAACCCGCGAGGAAGCTAGCCTTGGAGCACGGACGATGCTCGATGTACTCACTGCGGAGCAAGACCTGCTTGATGCCCGCGCCAACCTTGTCTCGGCACAGATCGATGAAATCCTTGCGAGCTACTCCATTCTGGCGGCTCTAGGGAGCTTAACCGTTGATCATCTGGATTTATCGGTGCAACGCTTCGATCCTGAAGCCTATTACGAACTTGTCAAATCTGCGCCAATTGCCTCCTCTGCTCGCGGGCAAGCGCTAGATAGGGTGCTTTCTGCAATCGGAGATTGA
- a CDS encoding cobyric acid synthase, giving the protein MAKTIMIQGAGSNVGKSLLVAGIARAARRRGMSVAPFKPQNMSNNAAVTKDGGEIGRAQALQARACGLQPHTDMNPVLLKPETDVGSQIVLQGKRIATLKARDYGKMKATLMPPVLDSFHRLASQHDLVIVEGAGSPAEINLRAGDIANMGFAEAANVPVVLVGDIDRGGVIAQLVGTHVILPESDRDRIKAFVVNKFRGDVSLFDDGMQAITEYTSWAPIGVVPWFDAAWKLPAEDVMDIASRGIGKIKIAVPRLGRIANFDDLDPLAAEPDVSVEIIEAGRALPGDADLVLIPGSKSTIADLRHFREQGWDVDLAAHLNRGGRVLGICGGYQMLGREIIDDLGIEGKPARVEGLGLLDITTYMKPEKRLALSTAVHLASGTNVSGYEIHIGETVGPDCRNAWLHLDGRPEGASAKGGQILGCYLHGLFSSDAFRRHFLAELGMPRSDVFYEAEVEQTLDALANHMEQHLDLDRLLALAETVTR; this is encoded by the coding sequence ATGGCCAAGACAATAATGATTCAGGGCGCTGGCTCAAATGTGGGCAAATCACTTCTGGTTGCCGGTATCGCCCGCGCTGCGCGACGGAGGGGGATGTCGGTTGCTCCATTCAAACCACAAAACATGTCCAACAACGCTGCCGTAACAAAGGATGGCGGGGAAATCGGGCGCGCTCAAGCACTTCAGGCCCGTGCCTGTGGCCTGCAACCTCACACGGATATGAACCCCGTTCTGCTGAAACCAGAAACAGATGTTGGTTCGCAGATTGTGCTCCAAGGCAAGCGTATCGCCACACTCAAAGCACGCGATTATGGCAAGATGAAAGCGACTTTAATGCCGCCGGTCCTTGATAGTTTTCACCGGCTCGCGAGTCAGCATGATCTCGTCATCGTGGAGGGAGCTGGCAGTCCCGCCGAGATCAACCTGCGCGCAGGCGATATCGCGAACATGGGCTTCGCCGAGGCCGCCAACGTGCCGGTCGTGCTCGTTGGTGACATCGACCGAGGAGGTGTAATCGCGCAGCTTGTCGGCACACATGTGATCCTACCAGAGAGTGATCGAGATCGCATAAAAGCCTTTGTCGTCAATAAGTTTCGCGGTGACGTTTCTTTGTTCGATGACGGGATGCAGGCAATAACAGAATATACATCATGGGCCCCGATTGGCGTTGTCCCTTGGTTCGATGCTGCGTGGAAGTTGCCCGCAGAAGATGTAATGGACATAGCAAGCAGGGGCATTGGTAAGATCAAAATCGCTGTGCCGCGACTTGGTCGCATCGCGAATTTTGACGATCTAGATCCCTTGGCAGCGGAACCAGATGTCTCAGTCGAGATTATCGAGGCGGGACGCGCGCTTCCCGGCGATGCCGATCTGGTGCTTATCCCCGGTTCAAAATCAACCATCGCCGACCTGAGGCACTTTCGGGAGCAAGGGTGGGATGTCGATCTCGCGGCCCACCTAAATAGAGGCGGTCGTGTCTTGGGAATTTGCGGTGGCTACCAAATGCTCGGCCGCGAAATCATAGACGACCTCGGAATCGAGGGAAAACCTGCCAGAGTCGAAGGGCTCGGCCTTCTAGACATCACGACATATATGAAACCAGAAAAAAGGCTCGCTCTGAGTACGGCGGTTCATTTAGCTAGCGGCACGAACGTCTCGGGATATGAGATTCATATCGGTGAAACTGTCGGACCGGATTGCAGAAATGCGTGGCTCCACCTAGATGGGCGCCCTGAGGGTGCATCAGCAAAAGGTGGGCAAATTCTTGGCTGTTACCTGCACGGCCTTTTTTCGTCTGACGCATTCCGGCGCCACTTTCTCGCGGAGTTGGGAATGCCGCGGAGCGACGTATTTTACGAAGCCGAAGTAGAACAAACGTTGGACGCGCTTGCAAATCACATGGAACAGCATCTGGATCTCGACCGACTTCTTGCGCTTGCCGAAACAGTTACTCGATAA
- a CDS encoding DUF6280 family protein, which produces MTDFVDGTAFNNEQGNRARKLFAAVVLAALDDAIADDKKYGNGPEQIARWARSRDGREVLSCAGIDPNERVVKGLMEFVGKGVRTSVALSREESERRHAAELEGAKAA; this is translated from the coding sequence ATGACTGATTTCGTTGATGGCACTGCTTTCAACAACGAACAAGGAAATCGCGCTCGCAAGCTTTTTGCGGCGGTGGTTCTTGCTGCGTTAGACGATGCGATTGCGGACGATAAGAAATACGGAAACGGCCCTGAGCAAATTGCTCGTTGGGCACGCTCGCGCGATGGGCGCGAGGTTTTGTCCTGCGCGGGGATCGACCCGAACGAGCGAGTCGTTAAGGGCCTGATGGAATTTGTCGGCAAGGGTGTACGGACTTCAGTCGCACTGTCACGCGAAGAGAGTGAACGCCGCCACGCCGCAGAATTGGAAGGCGCGAAAGCAGCCTAA
- the efp gene encoding elongation factor P has protein sequence MPKINGNEIRPGNIIEHDGGLWAAVKVGHVKPGKGGAFAQVELKNIRDGRKLNERFRSDDRVERVRLEQKDQQFLYETDGRLVFMDNETFEQTEVDAELLGERRPFLQDGMVATVEYFDEEALSVQLPQKVTCTVVETEPVVKGQTAANSYKPAILDNGVRITVPPFIATDERIIVNTETMEYSERA, from the coding sequence ATGCCCAAAATCAACGGAAACGAAATTCGCCCTGGAAACATCATTGAGCATGATGGAGGTTTGTGGGCCGCTGTGAAGGTGGGTCACGTCAAGCCAGGAAAGGGCGGGGCGTTTGCACAAGTCGAGTTAAAGAACATCCGTGATGGCAGGAAATTGAACGAGCGTTTCCGTTCTGATGACCGTGTCGAGCGTGTCCGTCTTGAACAGAAAGATCAACAGTTCCTTTACGAGACGGATGGACGTTTGGTCTTTATGGACAACGAAACCTTCGAGCAGACAGAGGTCGATGCAGAACTTTTGGGCGAGCGCCGTCCCTTCTTGCAAGACGGCATGGTCGCGACGGTCGAATATTTCGACGAAGAGGCGTTGAGTGTACAGCTGCCGCAAAAAGTCACCTGCACCGTTGTGGAGACTGAGCCGGTAGTGAAGGGCCAGACAGCGGCAAACTCATATAAGCCTGCGATCCTGGACAACGGTGTTCGGATCACGGTTCCGCCATTTATCGCAACCGACGAGCGGATCATCGTCAACACCGAGACAATGGAATATTCCGAACGCGCATGA